The following are encoded in a window of Shewanella psychrotolerans genomic DNA:
- a CDS encoding response regulator: MRILLVEDNDLLAQGICLSLDKLGMQVDHLSTYQQAANAVHNETFSAIVLDLGLPDGNGIDLLKQWRQQGLSIPTIVLTANTDFDTKLDCLDIGADDYLSKPFDIRELAARIRAIVRRQHGRDNNVLNVGALDINLSTREVLFRGHSIVLSRREYQLLHELAQSSGRVLTRQQLEQLTYGWEEVGSNSIEVHIHHLRKKTANELIKTVRGIGYTLMEIE; the protein is encoded by the coding sequence ATGCGCATACTGCTCGTCGAAGATAATGACTTACTCGCCCAAGGGATCTGCCTAAGCTTAGATAAATTGGGGATGCAAGTCGATCACCTCAGTACCTATCAGCAAGCCGCAAATGCAGTCCACAATGAAACCTTTAGTGCCATAGTGCTCGACCTCGGACTCCCCGATGGCAATGGTATTGATCTCCTTAAACAGTGGCGGCAGCAAGGCCTATCTATCCCCACTATCGTCCTGACGGCCAACACAGACTTCGATACCAAACTAGATTGCCTCGACATTGGCGCTGATGATTACCTCAGTAAGCCTTTCGATATAAGAGAACTAGCCGCGCGCATTCGCGCCATTGTGCGTCGCCAACATGGGCGTGATAACAATGTGCTCAATGTAGGTGCATTAGATATCAACCTCTCCACCCGAGAGGTATTATTTCGTGGTCACTCAATTGTACTATCTCGCCGTGAATACCAGCTACTGCACGAGCTAGCCCAATCCAGTGGTCGTGTATTAACCAGACAACAACTCGAACAATTAACCTATGGATGGGAAGAGGTCGGCAGTAACTCTATCGAGGTGCATATCCACCACCTACGCAAAAAAACCGCCAATGAGCTGATTAAAACCGTACGCGGCATTGGTTACACATTAATGGAAATAGAATAA
- a CDS encoding FAD:protein FMN transferase, with protein sequence MASPCELLIASFDKVIASEILAVAVKEARRIEAKYSRFITHNPLWQINNSDTNPVAIDEETYRLLTFAQQCFELSDGRFDITAGPLMQLWRFEDGNQAKLPDNGAIQAAKALVDFSAVTFSTSTMVMPTKMNLDLGGIAKEYAVDSAANLIANRWPTVSVLVNFGGDIACPVARDNQNPPWQVGIENPDDLDKASAVLQIRQGALATSGDTRRFIERDGKRYGHIIDPNTGFPVEHAPRSVTVLAQNCVMAGMLSTMAMLEGSNAESFLNAQGVYFKVYR encoded by the coding sequence ATGGCGAGCCCTTGTGAACTGTTAATCGCCAGCTTCGATAAAGTAATCGCGAGTGAAATACTCGCTGTTGCTGTTAAAGAAGCTCGGCGAATAGAAGCCAAATATAGCCGCTTTATCACTCATAACCCGCTTTGGCAGATCAATAATAGCGATACAAATCCCGTCGCAATTGACGAGGAGACCTATCGCCTGCTGACGTTTGCCCAGCAGTGTTTCGAGCTAAGCGACGGCAGATTTGACATCACGGCTGGCCCATTAATGCAATTGTGGCGGTTTGAAGACGGTAACCAAGCAAAACTACCCGATAATGGTGCTATCCAAGCAGCGAAGGCATTAGTCGATTTTTCCGCAGTAACATTTTCAACATCGACTATGGTGATGCCCACCAAGATGAATTTGGATTTAGGCGGCATAGCCAAAGAGTATGCGGTGGACAGTGCCGCCAACTTAATCGCTAACCGTTGGCCGACTGTCTCTGTACTGGTTAATTTTGGCGGGGATATAGCCTGCCCTGTGGCCCGAGATAATCAAAACCCGCCGTGGCAAGTGGGCATAGAAAACCCCGATGATCTCGATAAGGCATCGGCGGTATTGCAGATCCGTCAAGGCGCACTGGCCACCAGCGGTGATACGCGTCGCTTTATCGAACGAGATGGCAAGCGCTATGGCCATATCATTGACCCTAATACAGGTTTTCCCGTTGAGCACGCGCCTCGATCTGTCACTGTGTTGGCGCAAAACTGCGTGATGGCGGGGATGTTATCGACCATGGCGATGCTCGAAGGCAGTAATGCCGAATCCTTTTTAAACGCCCAAGGTGTTTATTTTAAAGTATATCGATAA
- a CDS encoding DUF3570 domain-containing protein, with translation MQLNKHRNIASALAMASCSLVGQQAQAVTPDSTLDDWKIDAALMYYGEQDRVQAIEAIGNVQKSFGDTSLLDMKLVVDSLTGASASGAVAQNSSQTFTRPSGNGEYTIAAGDTPLDDTFHDTRVQASANWSETLTPQWKVNGGLYGSKEFDYMSMGLNGGVERSFNKDNTTLSLSGSYTYDVVDPVGGRPVAFSAMALRKDYDTEAQFKAAFDQTRLDGSDDKSTADIMLSVTQVLSRRWLFQANYGLSSVSGYMNDPYKILSQVDDTGTSQNYLYESRPDTRLKHSFYMMTKGALDSGVVDLSYRYSTDDWDIQSHTLETHYRYYFSGNFYGQVHLRYYQQQGADFYRPFLVAGEPLPEYASADYRIGDMNAYTLGIKFGQRLAGGHEMSYRLEYYQQNPENNGTQLFGQLQNYDLFPQVKAIVAQFSYSF, from the coding sequence ATGCAATTAAACAAACACCGCAATATAGCCAGTGCCTTAGCCATGGCTAGCTGCTCCTTAGTCGGCCAACAGGCCCAAGCAGTAACCCCAGATTCAACCCTTGATGACTGGAAAATCGATGCTGCGCTGATGTATTACGGCGAACAAGACAGAGTTCAGGCTATTGAAGCCATAGGTAATGTACAAAAATCCTTCGGTGATACCTCACTGCTGGATATGAAACTGGTGGTTGATAGCTTAACGGGCGCATCGGCATCCGGCGCCGTAGCACAAAATAGTAGCCAAACCTTTACCCGTCCCTCTGGTAATGGCGAATATACTATTGCTGCAGGTGACACTCCGCTCGATGATACCTTCCACGACACTCGCGTACAGGCAAGCGCTAACTGGAGCGAGACCTTAACTCCACAGTGGAAAGTCAACGGCGGGCTTTATGGGTCTAAAGAGTTTGACTATATGTCGATGGGACTCAATGGTGGCGTTGAGCGTAGCTTCAATAAAGACAATACCACCTTGTCTCTATCTGGCTCCTATACCTATGATGTTGTCGACCCTGTCGGCGGACGCCCGGTTGCATTTTCCGCGATGGCGCTAAGAAAAGACTATGATACGGAAGCCCAATTTAAGGCCGCGTTCGATCAAACACGTTTAGATGGCTCTGACGACAAATCCACTGCCGATATCATGCTCAGCGTGACCCAAGTATTAAGCCGTCGATGGTTATTTCAAGCCAACTATGGGTTATCGAGCGTCTCGGGGTATATGAATGATCCCTATAAAATTTTAAGCCAAGTTGATGATACAGGTACCAGCCAAAATTATCTGTATGAGAGTCGACCAGATACCCGCCTTAAGCACAGCTTTTACATGATGACGAAAGGGGCACTAGATTCAGGGGTTGTCGATCTCTCATATCGCTATAGTACCGATGATTGGGACATACAATCGCACACCTTAGAAACCCATTACCGATATTACTTTAGCGGTAACTTTTATGGTCAAGTTCACCTGCGTTATTACCAACAGCAAGGAGCCGACTTTTACAGACCATTCTTAGTCGCTGGAGAGCCATTACCTGAGTACGCCAGTGCGGACTATCGCATCGGTGATATGAACGCTTATACCCTTGGGATAAAATTCGGCCAAAGATTGGCTGGCGGCCATGAAATGAGCTATCGATTAGAGTACTATCAGCAAAATCCAGAAAATAATGGCACTCAATTGTTTGGTCAATTACAAAACTATGACTTATTCCCACAAGTTAAAGCCATAGTCGCGCAATTTAGCTACTCTTTTTAA
- a CDS encoding DUF4266 domain-containing protein, whose amino-acid sequence MNKSVIAIAIIASLSACSSLGVQPWEKDQLARADMALDAEKLDLALDDHIYFSKEGTSGGRAFAGGGCGCN is encoded by the coding sequence ATGAATAAGTCTGTTATCGCGATTGCCATTATCGCCAGTTTATCCGCCTGCTCCAGCTTAGGCGTCCAGCCTTGGGAAAAAGATCAATTGGCCCGTGCCGACATGGCGCTCGACGCAGAGAAGCTCGATCTTGCCCTCGATGACCATATCTATTTCAGCAAAGAAGGCACCAGTGGTGGCCGTGCATTTGCGGGCGGAGGTTGCGGATGCAATTAA
- a CDS encoding TlpA disulfide reductase family protein produces MKKFVLLLGVILPSLLSLPISAEPALTQSVQNAQAKTTTLEEFKGKVVYVDFWASWCGPCRKSFPWMNAMHAKYANQGLAVVAINLDSDKALADKFLALLPAKFHIRFDPEGDAAAAFDLQGMPSSYIFNKQGQLVQSHVGFFEEYANQYEQELVTLLKE; encoded by the coding sequence ATGAAGAAATTTGTGTTGTTGCTAGGTGTTATATTGCCAAGTTTACTCTCGCTGCCGATTAGTGCAGAACCCGCTTTAACTCAATCTGTTCAAAATGCTCAAGCAAAAACCACGACCCTTGAAGAGTTTAAAGGCAAAGTGGTTTATGTCGATTTTTGGGCCTCTTGGTGTGGTCCTTGTCGCAAGTCATTCCCATGGATGAATGCCATGCATGCTAAATATGCAAACCAAGGTTTAGCGGTGGTGGCGATTAATTTGGATTCAGACAAAGCACTCGCCGACAAATTTCTAGCTCTATTGCCAGCCAAGTTTCATATTCGTTTCGACCCAGAAGGCGATGCCGCCGCCGCATTCGATCTTCAAGGTATGCCGAGCAGTTATATCTTTAATAAACAGGGTCAACTGGTACAAAGCCACGTAGGTTTTTTTGAAGAGTATGCCAATCAATATGAGCAAGAGCTCGTGACACTATTGAAGGAGTGA
- a CDS encoding ShlB/FhaC/HecB family hemolysin secretion/activation protein — MRTGARLLPLLCSLLASGLMAADNQQMTQAPTQNETVSSEQKHSIKKIVVVSNAIFDESDPDAFFIHRWANYLHINTLESTILNKLSFDDTEKVSQKDLDEAQRILRYESYIRDAKIGFAQRDPDATQEEIGEGETVLVETWDNWSLLPTFSASHSGGENKFSVGIKEDNLLGLGVRTRLKYTSDVDRTGYQLAFRVPSDWLVKHSTFSANFYDNSDGQATIFNFTKPFYRLDSKTMYSAHFIDDLRTDTIRQNGFDINEFEHQVEYLNAQYGWRLNKKDNWRSRIILGMTQDKHSFDNIPLYPNSELPQDRDFLYPWIAYQFIEDDYRVLNNIYLINYNEDINLGWQHYLKFGIETQDTDSHSSPGYHFNWYSSRGYKSDEQLVLLRMDGEGVLATRQADYFRVSATAEYFYKFNPKWTAYSKMRLSTSNNNYLDAPLALGDNTGVRGYPNDYQYGDNQWLISAEIRNYPNINLYQLAELGWALFTDVGQASGGPDHDNEVSGPIGSIGIGARIYSSRSSYGSVAHIDLTLPFTSGAEINSWEWRLQVRSHF; from the coding sequence ATGCGAACAGGTGCGCGCCTTCTTCCTCTGCTCTGCAGCCTATTGGCCAGCGGTCTGATGGCGGCCGACAATCAACAAATGACGCAAGCACCAACGCAGAATGAAACAGTATCATCCGAACAAAAGCACTCCATCAAAAAAATAGTGGTCGTGAGTAACGCCATCTTCGATGAATCAGATCCCGATGCCTTCTTTATTCATCGCTGGGCTAATTATCTGCACATTAATACCCTCGAATCGACAATACTCAACAAACTCAGCTTTGATGATACTGAAAAGGTTTCACAAAAAGATCTGGATGAAGCGCAACGTATTCTGCGTTATGAGTCCTACATTCGCGATGCCAAAATTGGTTTCGCCCAGCGCGACCCAGATGCCACACAAGAAGAGATCGGCGAAGGTGAAACCGTATTGGTTGAGACCTGGGACAATTGGTCACTGCTCCCCACCTTTAGTGCCAGCCACAGTGGCGGCGAAAACAAGTTTTCCGTCGGGATCAAAGAAGATAACCTGCTGGGTCTAGGGGTGCGTACACGCCTAAAATACACTTCCGATGTCGATCGCACCGGCTATCAACTCGCCTTTCGCGTCCCTAGCGACTGGTTAGTGAAACACTCCACCTTCAGTGCCAACTTTTATGACAACAGTGATGGCCAAGCCACTATTTTTAATTTCACTAAGCCCTTCTACCGCCTTGATAGCAAAACTATGTATTCGGCGCACTTTATAGACGATCTACGCACAGATACCATAAGACAAAACGGCTTCGACATTAATGAATTTGAACATCAGGTCGAATACCTCAACGCCCAATATGGCTGGCGACTAAATAAGAAAGACAACTGGCGCTCACGCATCATATTGGGCATGACCCAAGATAAACACAGCTTCGACAATATCCCCTTGTACCCCAACAGTGAGCTGCCACAAGACAGAGACTTCCTATACCCCTGGATTGCCTATCAATTTATTGAAGACGACTATAGGGTTCTGAACAATATCTACCTGATTAACTACAACGAAGACATAAACTTAGGCTGGCAACACTATCTCAAATTCGGCATAGAGACCCAAGATACGGATAGCCATTCGTCACCAGGTTATCATTTCAACTGGTACTCCTCTCGTGGGTATAAAAGCGATGAACAGTTAGTCCTACTGCGCATGGACGGCGAAGGAGTGTTAGCGACCCGTCAGGCAGACTACTTTAGGGTCAGCGCCACAGCCGAATATTTTTACAAGTTCAACCCCAAGTGGACCGCTTACTCGAAAATGCGACTAAGCACATCTAACAATAACTATCTAGACGCGCCGCTCGCCTTAGGGGATAACACTGGCGTACGAGGCTATCCCAACGACTACCAATATGGCGATAATCAATGGCTGATCAGCGCAGAGATTAGAAACTATCCCAACATCAATCTGTACCAACTGGCCGAACTTGGTTGGGCCCTGTTTACCGATGTGGGTCAGGCAAGTGGCGGCCCGGATCATGACAATGAAGTTTCGGGTCCTATCGGTAGCATTGGTATAGGCGCCCGCATCTACTCCTCACGTTCCAGTTATGGCAGCGTCGCCCACATAGATCTCACTCTGCCTTTTACCAGCGGCGCCGAGATCAACAGCTGGGAATGGCGTTTACAGGTCAGAAGCCATTTCTAA
- a CDS encoding threonine/serine ThrE exporter family protein encodes MENAEFIEKRRFIIKLGKYLHKFGTPAYRLESHLQTISKLLGIEGYFLISPTSMTFVLQHDADQEYNHVARVKPGDLDLGSLARTDELVGELVSGQRTLQEATERLEEIANKPSPYGPLLNLLAFGSSAGAFAMLMGTSWNDVFWSSMLGIMVYGLVYRAERSKRMAETLEPLAAILCAIVACGISYFDPYINIPVVILSGIIIFVPGLALTLGLAELAARDLISGTARIMDACMLLFKLYFGAIFGMVIGNAIFGEAIYFEPTPLPRWAIWSAVPILSTALVIIFKARLKDSPWGIFAGIIAFFSAMLAGIYLGDSIGIFFGALAVGIYSNLYARWMKAPASIALLQGIVILVPGSKTYIGLNTLILGETMLNQSHIGSQIFLIFMSLIAGLIFANVAVPPRRTL; translated from the coding sequence TTGGAAAACGCAGAATTCATAGAAAAAAGACGTTTTATCATTAAGTTAGGAAAGTACCTTCATAAGTTTGGTACACCTGCTTATCGACTAGAATCTCACCTGCAAACCATCTCAAAACTATTGGGTATCGAAGGCTATTTTCTGATATCACCCACTTCTATGACTTTTGTTTTACAACATGATGCCGATCAGGAATACAATCATGTTGCCAGAGTCAAGCCTGGTGACCTAGATCTTGGGTCTCTAGCGCGTACCGATGAACTGGTGGGTGAGCTCGTTTCTGGTCAACGAACCTTGCAAGAAGCCACCGAAAGACTCGAAGAGATCGCCAACAAACCCAGCCCCTACGGTCCATTATTAAATCTGCTGGCCTTTGGCAGTTCGGCTGGGGCTTTCGCCATGCTGATGGGAACCAGTTGGAACGATGTGTTTTGGTCGTCAATGCTGGGCATCATGGTCTACGGCCTGGTTTATCGCGCCGAACGTTCAAAAAGGATGGCCGAAACGTTAGAACCTTTAGCGGCCATTTTGTGTGCGATTGTCGCCTGCGGGATCTCCTACTTCGATCCCTATATTAATATTCCTGTGGTGATCCTCTCGGGGATTATTATTTTTGTTCCCGGCCTCGCACTTACCCTTGGATTAGCCGAACTCGCCGCACGCGATTTGATATCAGGCACAGCACGCATCATGGATGCTTGCATGTTGCTGTTTAAACTCTATTTTGGCGCCATTTTTGGCATGGTGATTGGTAATGCTATTTTTGGTGAGGCGATCTACTTCGAGCCGACACCACTACCACGTTGGGCGATTTGGTCTGCAGTACCTATTTTGTCCACTGCACTGGTTATCATCTTCAAGGCGCGTCTTAAAGATTCTCCTTGGGGCATATTTGCCGGTATCATCGCCTTCTTCTCCGCCATGTTAGCAGGCATCTATTTGGGTGACTCGATCGGTATTTTCTTTGGTGCATTAGCGGTTGGGATCTACTCAAATCTCTATGCACGCTGGATGAAAGCACCTGCATCAATCGCCTTGCTCCAAGGAATAGTGATCTTGGTGCCCGGCAGTAAGACCTATATAGGACTTAATACGCTGATCTTAGGTGAGACCATGTTGAATCAATCCCATATTGGCAGCCAGATCTTTCTGATCTTCATGTCATTGATAGCAGGACTTATCTTTGCCAACGTGGCCGTGCCTCCGCGACGTACCCTCTAA
- a CDS encoding MAPEG family protein, which translates to MSVAVSGFYIGLTAIMAVYFSWRVVKLRRGLKIGLGTDGNQALTLASRVHANLIENAPIVMALLLVAEMNGLAEVYIHLIGTVWLVARMLHAIGLTQGLGGYHFGRFWGVLLTWILILTLSVVNIGYFILG; encoded by the coding sequence ATGTCAGTAGCAGTTTCAGGGTTTTATATTGGATTGACCGCCATCATGGCTGTTTATTTTAGCTGGCGAGTCGTGAAGTTAAGAAGGGGACTTAAGATAGGTTTAGGTACTGATGGCAATCAAGCTCTGACCTTAGCAAGTCGTGTTCATGCCAATCTTATCGAGAATGCTCCCATTGTGATGGCACTATTATTAGTGGCAGAAATGAATGGTTTAGCCGAGGTGTATATTCACCTGATAGGTACAGTTTGGCTGGTGGCTCGTATGCTGCATGCCATCGGGCTAACGCAAGGCCTAGGTGGTTATCATTTCGGACGTTTCTGGGGAGTGTTATTGACCTGGATCCTAATCCTTACGCTATCTGTGGTTAATATTGGTTATTTTATTCTAGGCTGA
- a CDS encoding YgiQ family radical SAM protein has product MQVESTLFTHPKYLNRTEKPVPFLPMSRKEMDKLGWDSCDIIIVTGDAYVDHPSFGMAVIGRMLEAQGFRVGIISQPDWSNKNDFMKLGKPNLYFGVTAGNMDSMINRYTAERRLRHDDAYTAGNIGGKRPDRAVTVYTQRCKEAFKQVPVVIGGIEASLRRIAHYDYWSDKVRRSVILDAKADILVYGNAERPLVELSHRIASGEPISEIHDVRGTTVIRKEPLPGWKGMDSRKLDQLHKIDPIPNPYGADDVGCQNLSGPSDVKVFDNEAPKAISVQPPRPKPWENTYVLLPSYEKVAEDKYLYAHASRILHQEQNPGCARALFQTHAQRAIWVNPPAWPLNTDEMDGVFDLAYKRVPHPVYGNEKIPAYDMIKTSINIMRGCFGGCSFCSITEHEGRIIQSRSQDSIIKEIKDIQDKVPGFTGVISDLGGPTANMYRLGCTSVKAESTCRRLSCVFPAICGHLDTDHQATIDLYRAARDVPGIKKVLIASGVRYDLATEDPRYVKELASHHVGGYLKIAPEHTEEGPLTKMMKPGMGTYDKFKELFDKYSAEAGKKQYLIPYFISAHPGTTDEDMVNLALWLKGEKFKLDQVQNFYPSPMANATTIYHTELNSLKNVKHTSETVEVPKGGRQRKLHKALLRYHDPAGWPMIREALIKMGKEHLIGGGLNCLVPAETRQERQGLLAKGAGGKTPAGKKAVTRFSANQFDERKGSGQGKSKSNAKPQGKSTGSAAGKGGAGKASTGKPGKRPVKNAWGTTPKHQR; this is encoded by the coding sequence ATGCAGGTTGAATCCACGTTATTTACGCATCCCAAATATTTAAATCGCACTGAAAAGCCAGTGCCATTTTTACCTATGTCTCGAAAAGAGATGGATAAATTGGGCTGGGATAGTTGTGACATCATAATTGTCACTGGCGATGCCTATGTGGATCATCCCAGTTTTGGTATGGCGGTGATCGGTCGCATGCTGGAAGCCCAAGGGTTTCGCGTGGGTATTATTTCTCAGCCCGACTGGTCGAATAAAAACGATTTTATGAAGTTAGGTAAACCTAACCTCTATTTCGGTGTGACTGCCGGCAACATGGATTCGATGATCAACCGTTACACGGCTGAGCGTCGTTTGCGTCACGATGATGCCTACACTGCGGGCAATATCGGCGGTAAACGTCCCGACCGCGCCGTCACTGTTTATACTCAGCGCTGTAAAGAAGCCTTTAAGCAGGTACCTGTGGTTATCGGTGGTATTGAGGCGAGTTTACGCCGTATTGCCCATTATGATTATTGGTCAGACAAAGTGCGCCGCTCAGTGATTCTTGATGCCAAGGCTGATATCTTAGTCTATGGCAACGCAGAGCGTCCGCTGGTGGAACTTTCACATCGTATCGCATCTGGCGAGCCGATAAGTGAGATCCATGATGTACGCGGCACTACAGTGATCCGCAAAGAGCCATTGCCAGGCTGGAAAGGCATGGACTCGCGTAAGCTAGATCAGCTGCATAAAATTGACCCAATCCCCAATCCTTATGGTGCCGACGATGTGGGTTGCCAAAATCTCTCAGGCCCAAGCGACGTTAAGGTGTTTGATAACGAAGCGCCGAAAGCCATTTCGGTGCAGCCGCCACGTCCAAAGCCGTGGGAAAATACCTATGTGTTGTTACCTAGCTATGAAAAAGTGGCTGAAGATAAGTATCTCTATGCCCATGCTTCACGAATCTTGCACCAAGAGCAAAATCCAGGGTGTGCCCGAGCGCTATTTCAGACCCATGCGCAGCGCGCTATTTGGGTTAATCCGCCTGCTTGGCCGTTGAACACCGATGAGATGGATGGGGTTTTCGACTTAGCCTATAAGCGGGTGCCACATCCTGTGTATGGTAATGAAAAAATCCCTGCCTATGACATGATCAAGACCTCGATCAATATTATGCGAGGCTGTTTTGGTGGCTGCTCATTTTGCTCTATTACCGAGCATGAAGGGCGGATTATTCAGAGCCGTTCACAAGACTCTATTATTAAAGAGATCAAAGATATTCAGGATAAGGTGCCCGGTTTTACTGGGGTGATCTCGGATCTTGGCGGCCCAACCGCCAACATGTATCGACTGGGTTGTACCTCGGTGAAGGCCGAGAGTACCTGTCGCCGACTCTCTTGCGTCTTCCCCGCTATCTGTGGTCATCTCGATACCGATCATCAAGCGACGATCGATCTGTACCGCGCCGCGCGTGATGTGCCGGGCATCAAGAAGGTGCTTATCGCCTCGGGTGTGCGTTACGACTTGGCCACCGAAGATCCGCGTTATGTGAAAGAGTTGGCCAGTCATCATGTGGGCGGCTATTTAAAAATTGCCCCAGAGCATACCGAAGAGGGACCGCTCACTAAGATGATGAAGCCGGGCATGGGAACCTATGACAAGTTTAAAGAACTGTTTGATAAGTATTCCGCTGAAGCGGGCAAGAAGCAGTATTTGATCCCTTACTTTATCTCGGCGCATCCAGGCACCACAGATGAAGATATGGTGAACTTGGCGCTATGGCTTAAGGGCGAGAAGTTTAAACTCGATCAGGTGCAAAACTTCTATCCGTCACCTATGGCGAACGCCACGACGATTTATCACACTGAGCTTAATTCACTTAAAAATGTGAAACACACCAGTGAAACGGTTGAAGTACCTAAAGGCGGCCGTCAGCGTAAGCTGCACAAGGCACTGCTGCGTTATCACGACCCAGCCGGTTGGCCAATGATCCGCGAAGCGCTCATCAAGATGGGTAAGGAGCACCTTATCGGTGGTGGCTTAAATTGCTTAGTGCCAGCCGAAACCCGTCAAGAACGTCAAGGTTTATTAGCCAAAGGCGCTGGTGGTAAAACCCCTGCGGGTAAAAAGGCGGTGACTCGTTTCTCTGCTAATCAGTTCGATGAGCGTAAGGGCAGTGGCCAAGGCAAGAGCAAGTCTAATGCTAAGCCTCAGGGCAAGTCGACGGGATCGGCAGCTGGTAAAGGCGGAGCCGGTAAAGCTAGCACTGGTAAGCCTGGCAAACGTCCGGTGAAGAATGCTTGGGGCACCACGCCGAAACATCAGCGTTAA
- a CDS encoding YkvA family protein, protein MSDSNGTAKVDGYSDEGFWRKVKQFAKQAGREVIDNALCLYYAAQRPDTPKWAKTVIFGALAYFIMPLDAIPDLTPVVGFSDDLGALAAALAMVSMYVDDNVKNQAAEKTAAWFD, encoded by the coding sequence ATGAGCGACTCAAATGGCACGGCCAAGGTCGATGGTTACAGCGACGAGGGTTTTTGGCGTAAGGTCAAACAGTTTGCTAAGCAAGCTGGGCGAGAGGTGATAGACAACGCCCTGTGCCTCTACTACGCAGCGCAGAGGCCCGATACACCCAAGTGGGCCAAGACGGTTATCTTTGGCGCTCTGGCTTATTTTATTATGCCGCTGGATGCCATACCCGATCTCACCCCTGTGGTGGGATTCTCCGACGATCTCGGCGCATTGGCTGCCGCGTTGGCTATGGTCAGCATGTATGTGGATGACAATGTAAAAAACCAAGCAGCAGAAAAGACCGCTGCTTGGTTTGATTAG